In the genome of Phragmitibacter flavus, the window GACCCTGCCGACTAACTTTGGCGAAGCGACCATCCTGCTCGCGGCGATCCTGTTGGGCACTGCGTTGCCCGCTTTGCCGGTTCAGCTTTTGTGGATCAACATGGTCACGGCGGTGCTGCTGGGATTGATGCTCGTCTTCGAACCCAAGGAGCGCGATTTGATGCAGCGTCCGCCGCGTGATCCCAAACAACCGATCATCACATTTCCGCTCTTCATGCGGACGGGATTGGTAACTCTGATCCTGTTGATCGGCGCGTTCGGCGCTTTTTTATGGGAACAGGAGGTGCGCGGCAAAAGTGTGATTGAAGCGCGCACGACGGTCATCAATGTCATCGTGGTGGTGGAGTGTTTTTATCTACTCAATTGCAGATCGCTGCTGCATTCGATGTTTTTTGTGGGGTTGTGGACCAACCTTGCCGTTTATGCGGGCATCGCGGCGATGCTTGGGGCGCAGGTGCTCTTCACGCACTCGGCGCTGATGAATCGACTTTTTCATTCGGCACCGCTGGATGGGACTTCGTGGCTCTATGTCTTTGGCGTAGGCGTTGCGGCCTACTGTGTGGTTGAGCTTGAGAAATGGATTCGATTGAAGGTGACGCAGAAGGACATGGATGCCGGGTCTCAGGATTCGTAATCGGCACCGGTGAGGCTGTTGAGGACGGATTTCTGCCAGGTGCGGAGTTGTTGCTGAAGTTCGGCTGCTTTGTCGGGTTCAGAGTCGATGAGATTCTGTTTCTCGGCGGGATCGGCGTCGAGATTGAAGAGTTCGGGTTGGGTTTTTTTATCGTGGATGACGAGTTTGAAGCCGTTGTGAATGATGGAGCGTGGGCCTTGGAAGTCCTGTTCATTCAATGACGGATGATGCCAGTTGGTGAAGTCGCGGGTGGCTTTGCCGCGTTGGAGTTTGACCAAGGGGGAGGTGCCTTCCTGAAGTTCGGGATCGATGTAGGGATTGGGTTTGGGGTTGAGGTTGGCGAAGCGGGAGGTGTTGTAGTTCCAGAAGTAGAGGGGGGACGGACGTTGGGTTAGGGTCTTGTTGTTGTCGATGACGGGACTGAGGTCGATGCCGTCGATGGGTCGGGTGGGAAGAGGGAGGTCGATGAGGGCGCAGAGGGTGGGCAGGAGGTCGCTGGTGCTGGCGCGGAATTTGGTATTGATGGGTTGGGGGATACGGGCGGGCCATTCGATGACTCCGGGGACGAGGATGCCACCTTCGTAGACCTGGCCTTTGACGCCGCGATGCGGCAGGCCGAGGGCGGCGTCGGGGGAGGTGCCGTTGTCGCCGCAGTAGAGGACGAGGGTGTTGTCGCGCAGGCCCTGGTTGGCGAGGTGTTTTCTGAGGGTGCCGATGGCGCGGTCCATGGCGGTGATTTCGGCGTAACGTTCGCGGAGCACTTCGCCTTGTGAGCGGGTGACTTGTTCGCCGGTTTCGTTGGAGGTGAGTTTTACTTCCTTTGAGTAAAGCGCGGGGAGGTCGTCGTAGAGGGCGAGGTCGGCAGGGAGTCCGCTGTAGGGTTCGTGAGGAGAGCCGAACCAGACGACAGTGAAGAATGGCTGGCCGGTGGATCTCGCGCGGTCGATGAAGCGGATGGTTTCGGCGATGAGGATCTCGGAGCTTTCGCCTTGGAATATTTCGGGGTCGGCACCATTGCGCGACAGGGCGGGGTTGAGCTCGAAGAAGTTGTCGTGGGAGAGCCATTCATGAAAGCCCATGGCACCGGGGCTGACGGGTGAAGTTTTTTTGACGGCTCCGATATGCCATTTGCCGAAGTGGGCGCAGCGATAGCCGACATTGGAGAGGAGTTGGGCGATGGTGATTTCTTCGGGTCGGATGGACCAGCCGGGGGCGAAGGTGCCCATGCGGTTCGGATGCCGACCGGTGAGAAAAGCGGCGCGGGTGGGGGAGCAGCTTGGGTGGGTGGCGTAGAAGCGGTCGAAGCGCAGACCCGTGGCGGCCATTTCATCGAGCACCGGGGTTTTAATATGAGTATGGCCGTTGTAGCCCGTTTCCTCCCAACCGTGATCGTCGCCCATCATGAGGATGAT includes:
- a CDS encoding sulfatase family protein; translated protein: MRHAILTALTCLSLIHPLVAATEPQSKPNIILMMGDDHGWEETGYNGHTHIKTPVLDEMAATGLRFDRFYATHPSCSPTRAAFLTGRHPNRMGTFAPGWSIRPEEITIAQLLSNVGYRCAHFGKWHIGAVKKTSPVSPGAMGFHEWLSHDNFFELNPALSRNGADPEIFQGESSEILIAETIRFIDRARSTGQPFFTVVWFGSPHEPYSGLPADLALYDDLPALYSKEVKLTSNETGEQVTRSQGEVLRERYAEITAMDRAIGTLRKHLANQGLRDNTLVLYCGDNGTSPDAALGLPHRGVKGQVYEGGILVPGVIEWPARIPQPINTKFRASTSDLLPTLCALIDLPLPTRPIDGIDLSPVIDNNKTLTQRPSPLYFWNYNTSRFANLNPKPNPYIDPELQEGTSPLVKLQRGKATRDFTNWHHPSLNEQDFQGPRSIIHNGFKLVIHDKKTQPELFNLDADPAEKQNLIDSEPDKAAELQQQLRTWQKSVLNSLTGADYES